The Cicer arietinum cultivar CDC Frontier isolate Library 1 chromosome 1, Cicar.CDCFrontier_v2.0, whole genome shotgun sequence genome contains the following window.
ttttaaggcaCTAGGCAGTTCATGATCCGAGTCTCAATCACAGAGAGCATCTGAATTGAAGTGATCcattttctcttctcttctctcaGAAAATGCGTCATTACAGCATCCACAACATCATCTTCAATTCCCACCATTGTACAACACTTAACCCCAAAAAAATTCCCCCTCTTTTCCCATTCCCATTCTCTCACAAATTGAAACTcttcaccaccaccaccaccacttCAGATTCCGAATCTGAACCAAACTCTTTCGTCGTTTCCTACCTCATCAACACCATCGGTTTCCCACGTGAAACAGCTCTCAAAGCATCAAAACGACTCCGTTTCAACTCCCCAGAAAAGCCCAATTCCGTTTTCACCTTCTTCAAAAACCACGGTTTTTCAGACTCCAACATACGCAACATCTTCATCAAAGAACCATGGCTTCTTTCCTCAGACACCCACAATTTAATTCTCCCAAAGTTCCAATTTTTCCTCTCCAAAGGCGCTTCACCTTCCGACATTTCTCGATTGTTATCAGTAAGCCCTAGAATTTTACAAAGTAGTTTGGAGAATAGAATTATCCCTCTTTTTGAATTCTATAAGaggtttttgaaatctgataaaGCTACTATTTGTTACATGATTCGTTATTCGATTCCTTTGTCTTATAATCTTACTATGGTTAATATGAAATTGATGATTGATTATGGAGTTTGTGATTCCAGCATTGCTAGATTGCTTCTAACTAGACCAACTATACTTGGATCAAATGATTTTATCAATACTTTGGAGGaagttaagggtttagggtttgacCCTTTAACAACTACTTTTGGGATAGCTTTGGTTGCAAAGAAAAGTTTGAGTAAAACCCTTTGGGATGATAAAGTTGCTGTTTTTAAGAAATGGGGTTGGTCTGATGAAGATGTTGTTAGAGCTTTTAGGGTTCAGCCTTTTTTGATGTTGGCTTCCATTGATAAGATTAATTTGGTGATGAGTTTTTGGGTTAATCAATTGGGTTGGAATTCTTTGGCACTTACTAAAAGGCCACAAATGTTTTGTATAAGTTTGGAGAGAAGGATCATTCCAAGGGCATTGGTTTTGCAATATCTTCAGATGAAAGGTTTGTGGAGAAAGAATGCAAGCTTAGTTACACCGTTTTCTTTGTCGGAGAAATTGTTCCTGAGCAAGTTTGTTGTCGGTTTTAAGGATGAGTCTGATTATCTATTGAAgctttatgaagaaaaaatgaATCTTGCATACACCAAGGAGAAGAACACTGACATGAAAATCACCAAATAGGTGACTTCGTAATCTTCTTTTGTAATGTAACATTAGCTTGTTAGTTCTTGAATTTTAAGTGCTTATTATTCTTTCTAGACCAGGATAGGGGCTGGTCTAGCTGACTTGGTTTATTTGTTAACTTGAACTAGAGATCCGAAGTTGGTCATACATCATAATAATACCTTATGATTTATCTTATGCCTTATATCTAAGTAGatataaaaaaactcaaatggTCTTGCATCTGGTCAGGGAATGTTTTTATGGTGTTTGTTCTCCTTACATGTTTGTTCAATCAATCAAGAAtccataataatatatactaactTTGTTGGCATGTCTACTCAATTTCATGATTAAAGCTTTAAGCTTGAGATTATTGAGTACTTTGGATAGCTACTTTTCCTTTGGTTTTCTACACACTATCCTTTCTAGGCGAACTAGAAGTATTTTTAAGATTTAAGAGAGTTTAGTTTCTATTACTCATATAATGACATGAACAGTTTTCCATCCTTTTGAAATTTGACTAGCCGTGGTTTGCTGTGTTTTTTCGTTTTCTATTTTGGAGAATATATATCTACTCCTTAGATATTTAGGAAAATGGATCCTCTCCTTGTATGTATCCTCTCCATCAGAAAATATAAGTGCCAAAGGACCTGTTCtattagatattattttaagaaaaggATCATTGAAGGGACTCAGTGTTGTGTTCTGCTTGTTTTGTCGCTCAAAGGTCAAATAAACACAATGAAGCCTAATTACACCATGTGTTCTAGAGGTTCTTCCTTTAAAAGTTCTTTCTGACGTTGAGCTGGAAACATTGCTTAAATTACATGTATTCTGGTCACATATGACAGTCATCAAATGTTGATTATGAATACAGGTTTTTTCTTATAGTTGAAACCTTTTGAAATTAAGAGTTGAATGAGTTGCAGACTCTTGATTAAGGTGGTAGTTGCATTGTATAAGATCTTGGCCTAGGACTCTTCATTATTGGAAAAGGTAGAGCTTGAACATGGGTTCTATATTGGCTCTACACATGATTAGGGGTGACAGTAATGTAGTAAGacaaatgatttaaatttagaTGGTATATAATATGATATGATGTGAAACTGTATGGTGGACTTGAAGTGTTGTTCATTGAACTGATTGGGAGGAGGGCGCTATTCAGAAGCCTGTTGTGATTTCAATAGTTTAGAATTGACATTAGAATGCACCCTATTACTCTCAACACTCGTTGGCTTGGCACATGTTCAACCAATATCCAATCCTGTAATCGAGTCCAAACCAGTTGGGAAGTCTCTATTTGGTGATTCCAAACCATGTtgtaaataaaacttaattaaatagattaacttttgtttttattgcCAATGTTAGTAGTTTTAAGATTTTAGGGGGaggaaaaaaattgttattactAGGGATTGGCCTTCGGAGACACTAAATAGTTTCACTttcaaaaattgtaaaaaattattaacttgaaaaattaaggaaaatgtgcataaacaaaaaaaagaagttatagAAGAATAACTTAAGACATTATCACTAGGGTTGTCTTAATATTTTAGaggttatgttttaatttttaaaatttgatctttaattaaaaaaaatacattttgcaGGTAATAATTCAgtcatgtatattttttttatttcgatttgatcatttatttaattttaagtaacgatttgatcatttatgttttaaatgtcaacaatatttatttttttaaaataaattcagaAAATTCATCATCGTTTCCAAGCAAAACTCAGAAATTTCATATATTCACTAAACCCATAACTCAAATCTTTGAATAGGCtcatatatttatttccaatgacatcaaataaagaactcaTACTTTAATATTTGATCTTCAAATCACTAAAGACAAtaatatcttctttttttatcCTTCTCCAGATCAAATCCCTTACCTAAATATGAAAATGCgagttctttatttgatgttgttattgttggatatgaaaatatgaatttatttgaatatttgagttatgactttgattaaaatatgaattttattgaagatgattactAATGTTGTAAGTTTTGTTTCAAGATGTTgaattttctgaattttttttaaaaaaataacattgttaatattttaagacataaatgatcaaacggttacttaaaattaaataaatgacaaaatcaaaggaaaaaaagataaataaatgaaatgttACTTGATATTAAGTTAAAGACCGCGAGAaggatttttcttaaaaaaatacaattttaataattaaagttattttaaaatattatattttaactaaatgaaccacaaaaaattcaaattaaataattattaataaaataaatataaaattttagagttatttaaatttaaaatttaaaaatattttaatatgatttttttaaatttaaaatatattatataaaagtatGGACCCCTTACTAATTGGGGGCCTATAGTAATGAACTAAAAGCAAGAATCCGAATAAAAACACCCTGCAAAAGACTAGAAAATTTTACCCCATGCCCACCCACCCCGAAAAACATACACCTCCaaaaaattgtttgaagttCTCCAGTACAGAAGCCTCTTCCagaaaacattttttgaagTTCTCCGATACAAAAGACTCTCCGGTACAAACTTGTTCTGGGAAACTTGAGGCTTAACATTTCCGATAGTTACCGGAGAACTTGAACCTCAAGTTCCCCagaagttatatatatataatttaattaattataattttttaactaattgtaatttatttcttttattttttaatttttcagtgggcGCACGAGGAAGAGACGGCAAAATCATACGAATTACACGTGACACTGATACTTCTACATCATCCACAATGAATCCTCCAAAGAGGATTCGACCGACAGCTTCAAAGAGAAGAAGACGGATGATAATTGAAGACGATGATGAGAGACATCATGGTCATTAATTTATCCCAAATGTGATTATATATCAGCAGGAGGAGCCTTCTATAGTGCATGAGGAGGATGAGGTACATGAGCGGGTGGATGTACATCAGTAGAAGGAGGTTGCACCTGCTCATGAGGGAGAGCATATGGAGGAGGGGCATGATGGAGCTGAGGGACCTGGTGAGGTCACACAGTATTCTGGAGGACCTTATGATTTGTCTTTCCTTACACAATACAATCATCATGTTTCAGCTAGACTCTGGTTTGGTGgggtatattaaattaattattatttatagtgcattaaaaatatttaaattaattattatttttggtctatatttaattttaatgtcatattttttttttttgtatacaagagcgaccattgctgaaaattgttgcgcatggatagaaaatgcaacaatttaccCCGCCAGTACTCTCGCGACCCATAGAGAACTGGGTGAATTTGTCAGGATTGAACCCATTACAACGAGGTAGTTTGAAGATGATTGACAACAACCTGATTTCTGTGTTTTTGGAAATATGGTATTCCGATATATCGTCATTTCACATGCCATTTGGTGAAGtgacgattactttggatgatgttATCAATCTTTTTGGATTGCCTATTAGGGGTGAGTTCTACAGTCCACCTAATGTAGATAGAGTAATGGCATGTAACCTTGCCATGACTTTATTAGGAGTGATCGCGGAAGAGATCCAGGAGGAGACCAAAAAGACTAGAGGTGCGCACTATAGACTGGATTGGTTGAAAGAGGTCTTCAGAAGGCAATATGCAGTAGAGATATTTAAATGTACTGCTATGGCGTATCTGTTGAATTTAGTAGGGGTACTATTTTCGCTAATAAGAGTCATACTCTAGTTGATGCGAAGTACCTTCCATTATTCAGATATTTAGACGGTACGGATAAATATGCATGGGGTACTGTTGCACTCGTAGTGCTTTATGACTACCTCTCATATGCATGTTGTTATGACGCCAAACAGCTAGGTGGATATATGACGCTGCTTCAggaatcaattatttatttaattttaattattaaatattaggttaattattgttatttatttttttaagtttaattattaatctgtcatttatttatatattaatttattaattattgttatttatttaacattaatatatttatttttatttacaatagtgttggatttatgaatatttttcaaatatttgtaatagatGTGACCAGGGTGCTAACGTGGAATGTTTTGCCCGAATGAATAAATGGTGCTACAAACAAGACAAGCACAAGGTTCATGAGTACAGACGTATCATTGATGCATTGACACATGCAGATATTATATGGAGACCATGAGAGAATCATATGAGTGTCATTTCTTTTGATGATATCATGCTTTATATTGGCCATCTCCGTTTATGCAGCATTTTAGTGAAATATCTGTTAGAGATGTGTTTGAGACAATTTggatatatcaaatatatttcatcaCCGCCACTTCCAGATCCTTCAAGATTATTTGATATAGATGCGGAATGGTTGAGATATGTGACGCTAGTGACAGAGATATCTCACAAGCTTCGTCTAGCTACATATTCATCTGAGTATGAAGATGGGTATTTGGAGTGGTTCTATCAGGTGTCTCATCCACTGTTGGTGCAACCAGATGGTGTACCCTAGGTACCACATTATTGTGTACCGCCCACCAGTGCAGATACTTCTAGTTCACAGCCGCCACCTATCCTACAGCAGATCGACGATCTTATACAACAAGGGTTGAATGAACATGAAGCTAGTCCGGATGATGAGTTGTATATTCACTTTTATAAAACTTTGTATTTATCACGTAGTTACACTAGTTAATAGTAACACTTTCATGAATTATTGTTATGTCagttactttttataaatactTTATGAATTATTGTTATGTCAGTTACTTTATGTGTTATTGTTATGTCGGTTACTTTAAATTGTTTGTgatgaaatataagaaaaataaaataaataaattacaagatgaaatcgaacgacaaataactaaaattaattaataacaagtgattttgtatcaattttaaaGTATTAAGCTTCATCTAATGACATTACATTTACGAGTTTCCTAGGTGGATAATTAAAACAGAAGAAAATAATTACCGGAACCCATTGATTTCCattaacaaaatcaatacaACAAATGCGATCACTTTTTGTCGATCATGAATGTGAACCCTTCATAGGAAAAaaagtcattaaaaatatatgaccaaatgtgacaagaataatattatatgttgtcgTTATCACGTAACACATATCAGGTATGGACAACCATTTATCCATGGGCTGAAGACATAAGTCATATATCTTCAACGAATCTCTTACTTCTCTAACGCGTCATGTGAATAGTCTATCATATGGAGTTACATGAGAAGCAATCTCTTGGTTCAAACTATTGCGGACCAAAGACCAACACTCTTCACCATATCCAAACAATAATGCAATAGCGCGAAAACCACAATTTTCATCCGCTGCCACatcaaatatgtcatcaatgtatgACTGAATAACATTAGAAAATTGTCTCCAAAACAAATGATTTGAAGATTGAGATGACTGAGAGagttgtttctttgattgagaAACTTGTCTCTTCTTTGATGACTGAGATGTTGGGAACTAAGATCTTCACaatatgttgcattaacatgctcaaagtaagaaGGGTCTCAATATATATCATATCCATCTGACTTCTTACCCTTACTTTTCTTCACTCGTCTTTTGGTTTTGACATTTTCAGGTGGTGGTCACATTGAACTTGTACTTGGAAAAGAAAGTTCACGCACTTTACTCTTCAACACTCGTTCCCCTATAACATCAAGTGATCGAAAGCGTTTCCATAAAGCATTCATCTCAGTAGACATATTCAACTTTGATTCATCTTTTGTGTCTTGGGTGAGTTCACATTCCATGCTTAACTTTCTCCATTGAATAAGCACATAATCTAGAGGAATTAGTTCACCCGTCAATTTATATTGTGTCAATTCACAAGCACAAGGTAACCCGTATGTCCTTCTGAGAGAGCACCCACATATAGATTTGTCAGTACCCACACACTCAACTTTTTCGTATTCTTCAACAATACGTCTTTGAACTTCTCTTGATTCAAATGTATTCAATCTCTGATAAAATGGATTTATGTGCTCGTGTTCTTCATCATAAAACCTTTTTTGAAACGACTCCCTGATTTTTTTATGTTGCaaccttatcatgttgttcatagccttcCAACATTTACACATATTACACATACTGTTTTCCAatattaacttcagtttccaGTGAGCTGACTCAAccctataataaaattatagagccacattacaaaatataataaaattacaaaattaaagttttaaagTCACATTACATACTTGTTAGTCTTTGTGTTTcccaaatgcatcacttgaTTTGTCCacgcttcaacaaatctttccttatgagAAGTCAATCAAGTTTCTTTCACATATTCAACAAACACTTTATTATCGACACATGATTGCTCAAACATGTGCAAGCGCATGATATACTCTTTTTCATCACTGCAATACATAATGTCTTTTCACATTTCAATATCgactcttgtctatcctttaagacatattgcttgcatttttctccaacatttttgtccatatgaaatcaacaAAGCAAATAAACAGCATGTGGAAATACAATACCAACTGCATTCTTTAACGCAAGATCTCTGTCTATCACAATTACTTGAGGAAATTTGTTTTGTGTAACAAATAAATCTCTTAGTCTCTCTAATGCCCATCAAAAGTTTTATTCTCGctcacattccaaataagcaaatccaactacaaatgtcttctctgttgatgtcataccaacaatttcaagtaatggcattatatatttattggttttgtaggtatTGTCCTTAATCAACACAATCgaaaacaaattcaacaacttcactgaatctggatgcgccaaaaaaatatctc
Protein-coding sequences here:
- the LOC101493031 gene encoding uncharacterized protein; this translates as MRHYSIHNIIFNSHHCTTLNPKKIPPLFPFPFSHKLKLFTTTTTTSDSESEPNSFVVSYLINTIGFPRETALKASKRLRFNSPEKPNSVFTFFKNHGFSDSNIRNIFIKEPWLLSSDTHNLILPKFQFFLSKGASPSDISRLLSVSPRILQSSLENRIIPLFEFYKRFLKSDKATICYMIRYSIPLSYNLTMVNMKLMIDYGVCDSSIARLLLTRPTILGSNDFINTLEEVKGLGFDPLTTTFGIALVAKKSLSKTLWDDKVAVFKKWGWSDEDVVRAFRVQPFLMLASIDKINLVMSFWVNQLGWNSLALTKRPQMFCISLERRIIPRALVLQYLQMKGLWRKNASLVTPFSLSEKLFLSKFVVGFKDESDYLLKLYEEKMNLAYTKEKNTDMKITK